TAAATCACAATAAAGAGTGTTAAAAGTATACAAAAATCATCAACAAAGTGAGTGAGTGAATTGGTTAATTATAATTGTGCATGTTTAGTAAATATCGAAGAAAAAAGCATATTTTTAGTGAGATCTTATGATAATAATAAATACTATCTACCTGGCGGAAAAATTGAGGATAATGAAAGTTTTGACGACACACTTCTAAGAGAATTAAAAGAAGAACTTTCTTTAAACATTAAGAAAAATGAAATAACATTTTGGAAGTCAATAGAAGGACCTGCATATCCTAATACTAAAGAAACTGTATTATTAAATTGTTTTCTCTACTCTGGTGAAAATTTTGATTATAAAATTAACAATGAAATAACCGATGCTAAATTTTTCTCAATCAATAACACAGACATAATGGCTCCGGCAGTTTTAAAAGTAATAAGTGCCTTAGAGCAAGATGGATATGTGTAAAATAGAACACGTATCAATGACGATAAAGTAATTGTGAAGCGAACTAAAATCATTAATAAACTTAAAAAAAGGAGGTTTTAGATGCTTTTAACAGTTTTAATAATCTTATTATTAATTAATATTTTACCTGCCCTGTATTTCGGTAAAAAATATTTGAATTTAAAAAAGAATGAATCTGGAGATAAAGAATTTGAAAGATTATCTGATTCTATGATGAATGCAGATAAGGTAATAATCCCACTTTCTATAATCATAGTTATAATACTCTATTTCATTCAGAATTAAGCTTTCAATTTTAAAAATGCTTTAAAATTATTAAAAAAATAACCCTCTAGTAATATTAAGAAATCCTAATAACTTAGTATTACTAGAGGGATTATATTTTCCTATTAATA
Above is a genomic segment from Nosocomiicoccus massiliensis containing:
- a CDS encoding NUDIX domain-containing protein — encoded protein: MVNYNCACLVNIEEKSIFLVRSYDNNKYYLPGGKIEDNESFDDTLLRELKEELSLNIKKNEITFWKSIEGPAYPNTKETVLLNCFLYSGENFDYKINNEITDAKFFSINNTDIMAPAVLKVISALEQDGYV